The genomic stretch atttttaaaaaataaaaatatattaattaaaaattttttaatttttttaatattttaaaaacaatcacaatcaaactccaaatattattaatataatgtcAAGACTCGGGCGTCATTGCTGCTACAAACGACAACGTATCATTTTCCCAACTTTACTAGAGAACGTTCTCGAACTGTCAATGTCATATGtctagaaagagaagaaaaaatcaactttatatGTCCTATTTTTGTCCTCACAGTTAATTACGTCCTTCATGTCATCCTCAATTTATTtaacaattcaataaaatacagCTAGTGACAAGAAGTaagtaatataattaatttccatAGCCAAGACTTcgtttaaaatttatgttgtaGGTTGTTGGaggtaactcaattttttttattttaattatattttttaattaaaaaataaaattatattattttgaaaaaaaaaaacatgatttgaaataaaattcaattcaaattatattttagatgtATTGATCCGGCAATTTTATGATTAAGAtgatttcttaattgaaaaaaataaatataattagaaaaataattataaaaaaaaacacacgtaCCCACCAAAAGATGGAAAGAGGAGAcaagaataattttaatgttttccaAAAGGGTAAAAAGCTTTAATAAACCCGCGTAATTACATTATGATggtaaatttaaataaatacacGAACTAATACGCGTATAGTTCAAACCCAATCTCCAAGCTTATCAATCGCGCGTGCCTGTACCACAACCCCtccttttaaataaaagtaaaaggaaGCAAACTTCATGCTAGTCTCCCAACTATGTATAGCTTCTTAATCGAGTCCCTTGACTATaggttttcattttctcttatattttaatGCATGGTACACTTGTGCATGGGAAGTATGAAGTTACCGTGATTAGAGCTTAATTTGCTTTAacttatcttaaaatatatttaacaagaGAATGGAGTTGCTATGATCAAatcttaatttgatatattaagtatttttacatttaatGCTTAAAAAACAAGGTTGGCTAgccaaaaaaatgtaaaaatcatttaaaaaatgtttaaaacttGATCAATAAACTAATTTGAAATTGCATATCAcatttgaatctaaaaaaaagaggattaaACCATCTAATAGGTGATCTAGTGgtaataacttaaaattaagGAACCTGTTTTTCTGTGATTTCAATTTCGAACCCTATGATTGCTAATATGATAGTTATTGGAatcttacatgatcgttaatttcaggacccgtgggattagtcaagGTACGTACAAATTTGCGCaaacatccatattaataaaaaaaaagggaggaatAACTTGAAATTTCTCTTCTTAACCTTGACTAATATTTTCGCATGAGTATTCCATTGAGGAAATGTGTACAGATAAGAGACCCGATTGATAAAATTGATAGTTTGGGGACTCGTTCAAGAAACTACACATAGTTGAGGACTGATATTAGGTTTgcccaataaaaaaatggaaagaaaatgaaatcacAGAGAGGATCACCGACACCTCCCTTGCTTTGTTGTTTAATGAGCAGTTTCTCCTCTActtcctctcctcctcctcctaaaCGGAGTATATATAGAAACCTGCAAaactttccttttccatttccaTAATCCATACGCGGAGAGCAAGAAGCAGCACATACACGGTTGCTCCTAAATTTCTATGTCTCTCTCTGGGACCGAGTGaagaaaaaagtaaaggaaaacCGCGTTTTCTTGGAAAACGCCagcatatatatacatatcaatttcacccttcacaTTTTGAccattctttgatttttattcaagaaaacaCACCCCCTCCTTGCCtgttctcttaaaaaaaagcCTAGCCCAGATGGTTCATTTCCGGTTACACGCCGGCGTTTTATTCTTCACCGTTGTTCTTTTCCCTTTACTTTGCTCCGGGATTCGTTCAATACCGTCGAGGGAGGGGAATAGCGGTGCAGTCGAAGTGCTCAACGGGTATCGATTCGCTGAAGCGCCGGAGTATCGTAACGGGAGAGACTGTCCTGTTTTAACAACCACTGGCCGGTTAGTCTCCTCCTGCGACCCTTCTTTAGTTCACATAGCCATGACTCTTGATTCTGAGTATCTACGAGGCTCAATCGCTGCCGTTCACTCGGTCCTCAAACACGCTTCCTGCCCAGAAAGCATCTTCTTTCACTTCATTGCGGCAGAGTTCGACCCAGCAAGCCCGCGGGTCCTTTCCCAACTGGTGCGATCCACTTTTCCATCGCTGAATTTCAAGGTCTATATATTCAGAGAAGACACCGTAATCAATCTAATCTCTTCTTCCATTCGGCAAGCGCTAGAAAACCCATTAAACTACGCAAGAAACTATCTGGGTGACATGCTGGATCTCTGCGTGGATCGGGTCATTTATCTGGACTCTGATGTCGTAGTTGTCGACGACATACACAAGTTGTGGACCACAAAGCTTAGTGGGGCTCGGGTGATAGGGGCACCCGAGTATTGCCACACGAATCTCACCAAGTATTTCACGGACGTGTTCTGGTCCGACCCGGCGATGTCAGGGACGTTCACGTCGGCGAGGAGGAAGCCGTGTTACTTCAATACTGGGGTGATGGTGATGGACTTGGTGAGGTGGAGAGAAGGGAATTACAGGGAGAGGATAGAGAAGTGGATGGAGGTGCAAAGAAAATCAAGGATATACGAGTTAGGTTCACTGCCATCGTTTTTGCTAGTGTTTGCCGGGGATGTGGAGGCAATGGATCATCGGTGGAACCAACATGGGCTTGGCGGGGACAACGTGAGAGGGACTTGCAGGCCATTGCATCCCGGTCCAGTCAGTTTGTTGCATTGGAGTGGGAAAGGGAAGCCCTGGGTGAGACTTGATTCTAAAAGACCATGCAAGGTTGATCATCTATGGGAGCCTTATGATTTGTACATCAGACTATTCTCGCAATGATCATCACCattcttcatgattttttacaGGCTCCATCTACTTGTGATGGGTCAACGGAAACAGGGGCGGGTtcgttttttttcaatttttttaatttttctgggGGGTTTACTCACTTCCacaaattttgaagaaattctATTCTTTGATATACTTTTTGTGTACAGATTAAAGGGTTGGAATTGGGATCGAGATGGATTGGGGGTTCAATTCTTTTATGTTAATCTGTGATGTTCTTTCCATCTAGGATTTCAATTCAATGTTTCTCAGGTTCCAGTGCTTAGAACATTTTTGCTGGATTTCATTTTTTGTATGTAATTTAGCCATTGAGAGAGGAATAACAtacagttcattttttttttcaagtttccaTATTTGTTTTTCCGCGTTTTTGGTGCTTCATTTTGTTAGAAATCGCTAGTTTTAACGCGGatgaaactgttttttttttttttaattaatattttttaaattaatttatgtttttaaaatcattttaatatatttatattaaaaataattttaaaaaatataaaaaatattatttttatatatttttaaataaaaaatactataaaaaacaaccaaactccaaaaaatttgattgaactttaggcaaataattataatactccaTCACAGTTAGCTGTTAGATCTGGTCAAAGCTAGTATTTACTCTACTTGatttaagtttattattatttgtctaaaataataatatataactttttgtttttaaaaatcgagatttagattgaatttaattaaataaactggACTgtgaatcaataaaattaattagctaTGGATTCAAAAGTCGGAAGAAGCAATGAATTTAAGTTGTCCAGCTCACAGGCACGCGTTCTCTCATTAAAATGCCGTGATACTGTTCTTGGCGCGGTGGCGGTGGAAGAGGAACTCATTTGATTCCGTGTCCACCATAGCGGCTAGGAAGTATAAAGCTGTGTTTGTTTccgttaaaaaattatttttttatttatttgttattaaaaaaattaatgaacaaaaaattattttcaattaattttttttttgaaaaaaaatttatgaaaaaattataaatattatattatttcttgattatattaaatttgatcctcaaacttttaattgctatatatattttattttaaatatttatttttcaattttattcccttataatttaatttttataataattttggtttttatttttataattattatttgcttttctcttattattttttaattaaaattttttaccaatcaaatttgattctcattcttttgattttttacttattttatttaaaataatttatgaaatgttaattattattattttaattaattaatttattttttattttatttttgatttttattattttaattattatttattttatttgagataatttataaaattatatatttttttcaatttcattttcattcaatttcttaatcctgtaaaatttgtttctcattattttaataaacttgaaaaaaaataaaacattaataagctattttttaacttattttctctaatataactaaatatcaaaaaatattttttaatttattttttttgttatatcaccaaacattaaaaaataatttatttttataaaattaatttttaaaaaaaaatatacttttcacTAAATAAACAGGGCTTAAAAGTAGGAGTTTTCATGCCTTGGATCTTTCCAGAGTTGGAAGGAGGCTTTTGACTCGTTCAATTATAAACAACCCGCTTGACCTTTCACTTCCAGACTTGTTCTTACACAAACCTAAGAGGTTTATTGTTTTCAACAGCATaatctattagttttttttcttttttcaagtgtttttgaaaagtaaaaattgttagaaaataatataaattatattttaaaatcttatctaataatttaaattattaggttgaaatgattctttaacatgatatcaaagcCTGACTATAAGTTTGAatcttgcaatttttatttatttaataaaaattaagtataaggtaATATGGATCTATgcaagttttaagtttaaaagatttttatttaaaaaaaatatattaaaaaataatataaattatattttaaaatttaactaataatttaaaagggtTGAGAAGGTTTTCGACAAGAATTTgtctaatataattttaaaactttctaGTTTGAAAATTACATGTCCCATAAATGATCATTGCTTTGTTCAAATTGTGCTTGAAAGGGTCAACTTTTTCCCCAGCAAAATCCGCCCCGACAGTTCCGTTCTGGTGTTCCTGTCATAATCAAATTCATTATGGCCTAAACTTCTATTATTATCTCTACTATTTCCATACGCAagctaattaaatttattacatGTTTAATACAAGCTAAAAAGACACATAACAACGGCTCTTTTTTATTACATGTTTAAATACAGAGGGAAGAGTCGGCGagtctaattaaatttattatgttaacGAACCCAACAGCTATGGTACTGTAAACTATTACGCcactttaaataataatatcttcaCTCGAATAATATCCGTTGCCCATGCAATGCAATGACTTTCAACACAAGAAATAAGTTCCacgtaaataaatattattactgttatttttttttttttaaaaaaattgaaaggcaTGTATAATTACTTGTATTTGCAAAGCCTGGAGGGAGGGAGCCCTTGACGCAGGTGGCACTTCTGAGGCCTGTGGATGAGAGTGGAGTGGCACGAGGCCTTTCGGCTCGAGGTCAACATGGGCCATAGTTAGGCCCATGGTGTTTAGCCCTGGTAAATTAAGTGATGTTGCTGTGCAGGTgttccttttaaaattttttatttttctgaaaacatattaaaatattttattcttagatttttttattttttatattaacatattaaaaatttaaaaacataaattttatatttttttcaagttaaaagtattttttagaaaaaacccAAAAGTAGATGAGAAGCACTCCAAACACACCTTGAAGTAAAAAAGGTTGCTTTTGTATATTAATCttaaaacctaattaatttttatgtaacaaataaaaaaaatagtcaaagaATCAAAACTCCTAGCTAAATAATCTTTAATCATGACAATTTGTAATATCTGAAACAAACAGTTTAGAACTGTGAATCCTCTACCAAAGCTAGAACAAGAACACTTTGCATGCATAACGTcttccaaaacaaataaaataattaaaatg from Populus alba chromosome 8, ASM523922v2, whole genome shotgun sequence encodes the following:
- the LOC118058534 gene encoding probable galacturonosyltransferase-like 9, with the translated sequence MVHFRLHAGVLFFTVVLFPLLCSGIRSIPSREGNSGAVEVLNGYRFAEAPEYRNGRDCPVLTTTGRLVSSCDPSLVHIAMTLDSEYLRGSIAAVHSVLKHASCPESIFFHFIAAEFDPASPRVLSQLVRSTFPSLNFKVYIFREDTVINLISSSIRQALENPLNYARNYLGDMLDLCVDRVIYLDSDVVVVDDIHKLWTTKLSGARVIGAPEYCHTNLTKYFTDVFWSDPAMSGTFTSARRKPCYFNTGVMVMDLVRWREGNYRERIEKWMEVQRKSRIYELGSLPSFLLVFAGDVEAMDHRWNQHGLGGDNVRGTCRPLHPGPVSLLHWSGKGKPWVRLDSKRPCKVDHLWEPYDLYIRLFSQ